The Obesumbacterium proteus DNA window GGGCTACGGCTGAGTGAAGTTTAAAACGCCTCTAGTTTACCTGCTGAAAAATAGTCTGCAAGGGACGTGAACGTTTGCGTTAAAATTAACCATTGCATGTGCAAATTATCGCGGTATCATCCGTGCCGCATCTCAGATGCACACATTTTCATTGGGTTCCCTCACCCCAATCTCCAAAAAGGCCAAAATATGTTTGATTTTACTCCGCAACAGCGGATGAAAGCCCTTTGCTGGCTTTCTGTTTTTCACGTTCTGATTATTACGTCCAGTAACTACTTGGTGCAGTTGCCGATCTCGATTTTCGGTTTTCACACCACGTGGGGCGCATTTACCTTCCCGTTTATTTTCCTGGCAACAGACCTCACCGTTCGTGTGTTTGGCGCGCCTTTGGCTCGTCGAATTATTCTGGCGGTTATGGCGCCTGCGCTGCTGATTTCATATTGTATTTCAGCGCTGTTCTTTCAGGGGGAATGGCAAGGTTTTGCCGCGTTGGGCGAGTTTAATGTGATGGTGGCGCGTATCGCGACCGCAAGCTTCATGGCCTATGTTCTGGGGCAAATCCTAGACGTACATGTCTTTAACCGCCTGCGTCAGCGCAGTGCGTGGTGGGTGGCACCAACGGCTTCAACGTTGTTTGGTAATATCAGCGATACCTTGGCATTCTTCTTTATCGCGTTTTACCACAGCACAGACCCCTTCATGGCCGCGAACTGGGTTGAGATTGCGCTGGTGGACTACACGTTTAAACTGCTGATCAGCCTGATTTTCTTCCTGCCAATGTACGGCGTTATGCTCAACGTGGTTCTGAAGTATCTCTCAGCTAACCGCCAAGACCCGCATCCACAGCTGAATTAAAAAACGTATCGCGATACCGAGAAGCGCTTTTTCTCGGTATCGTATATGCTGATGTCCCTGAACCTCGGAGGATGTCATGCCCGCGATTAACGTCAAACACGCCACCGTTGAAGATGTTCACCACCTTTATACATCACTGCCCGAATTCTCCGCGTTACATAGCCTGCAAGATTTAATTAACCGACTGAATAATAAAGAAACTTGTATATTAGTCGCCTATAAAAATGAAAAACCTGTCGGTTTTAAGTTGGGTTATGCGCTTAGCGACACCACTTTCTATAGTTGGTTAGGTGGTGTACTTCCTCACTCCCGCCGCGACGGAATAGCCCAAGTCCTATTGCATACACAGGAAGATTGGGCTTTAAATCATGGGTATCAGCGTATCGAAGTGAAAACCAGAAACTGTTTTCCAGCTATGCTGATAATGCTCATAAAAAACGGCTACCAGTTATCTGAGCTAGAAGTGGCTGACAACATAGCCGATAACCGAGTCCGACTGGTGAAGTGTCTAACGCACGGAACCAATGATAAGTAGCGAAGCTACAATATGTTACTTGCATTTAGTGCACCGATAAGGTGCGATACGTTTATTGGTCAATCGAGACGTTAGGACAATAGAAGGAATTACCATGCGTAATTTAGTGAAGTTTATGGGAGTGGGTTTGCTCGTGGCAGGACTTGCCGCGTGTGATGGCCAGTCGACTGATAACACCACCTCTGCTGCCAAAGGATCTACACCGGTAGAAGCTAGCGTACCTGCCGGAGAGAACATAAGCCTGCTTAACGGGAAAGTGACCTTTACACTACCGGCGGGCCTAACTGACCAAAGTGGCAAGCTAGGTTCTCAATCAAACAGCATGCACGTTTACGCCAATAAGAGCGGTCAGCAGGCGATCATTGTGATTATGGCTCCGCTGCCAGCAGACAGCCTGAGCACGCTGAGCGGGCGCTTGGTTGAACAACAGAAATCTCGTGATCCAAGCCTGAATGTGCTTTCTGATAAGAGCATTGAAGTAAGTGGGCAGCCAGCTCAGGAAGTGAATAGCCTGCAAACGGCCAAAGGCCAAGTTTCCTATTCCAGCATCGTACTGGCTAAAGCTGGCGATCAGTTGATGACCATGCAGGTATCTCTGCCGGGTGAAAATCAACAGGAAGCGGCTAATATTGCTAACGGTGTGATTAATACGCTGAAGATTACCGAGTAATTTTTTGCAAAAGCCCTCCCTGCTGTAGGGAGGGCTAGAATGTTAGTTTACTACGCCGTTAACCATCTTCTGTGTAACCTGTTGCCCACTCGCATTTTGCGCGCTCAGCGTGGCGTTTACGCTAGGCTTAAGCGGTGCATCACCAGTTAGCACGCCTTTTAATCCTAGCTGCATATTGACGTCACCTTTGATCGGTAATGCTGGCCATCCCCACTCAACCAGTTGATCGGCGGGTACTGCTTTCCCTTTGAGATCCAAGCTGAGCTGGCGCCCAGACTGCGTGAGCGATGCGGTTGCTTCCAAAATTCCCTTTTGCGATAACGCGCTGAGTTCAGTGACGCTAATTTGCTGGTCGTTCGCGTTCAAGCTAATAGAAAGCTTTTGCAGATCGACCTTATTAAACGTTGCGCCACTGGCGTTGAAGGTTGCTTGGCCGTCCCACAAACCTAACAGGCGGTTATGAACTAAGCGAACGTTGCTGCCAAAGCCGTCCAGCGCGGTAATTTGGAAAGGGAATTCAGGGTTGATATCGACAATCAGATTTCGGCTGCTGGAGAACTTGGTGACTATTACATCGTTTAGCCAAGTCGGCAGCGGCGTTTGCCAGATTTCACGCCAGTTTTGCGGTAGCGTATATTCCAAGCCAATGAGCGTAATTTCATCGAGGGTAAGTTGTTGGTTACTGCTTAACCAGTTGCCGCTTGCTCGCAGCAAACCGCCTTCCCAGCGAGTACTTAGCTGTTTTATCGCCACTCCCGCATTGGAAAGATCGGCGCTAAAGATAGGCTCAACAAAGTGCACGTTGCCCACGATGATATCGTTAGCATTAAAGGCGATAGTCCCTTTATCACTTTGCCAATTGCCGTTATTCCACGTTACGCCGTTCAATTCACCGTCTAAATCACTGAGCGCCCAGCCTGCACCTTCCAGTTTGGCATCGGTAATACTTATTTTTCCTAGCGTGATTGCCGGAAGCTGCTTCAGCGGCGCAAAGAAAGCGTCTAGAGATTGGCTCGTCTGCCAGTGGAGATTGCTTAGGCGTAAGTTATTGATGACCCAACTTCCATCGGCTTTACGTATTCCATCACCCGTGGCTTGGCCTTGGGCAAATTCAGCCCCAGCGTTGGTTATTGTGAGTAGCCCCTGCTTATCATTGCCTTGGATCAGTACGTTCTGTGCAGGAATATCATTTAGCGTTAGTTTGCCTGCGCTGAACTGAAATTGGTTGTTTTTGCCAAAAATTTGCCCTGAAATGGGCTGCCACGGTGAAACATAGCCGTTGACCTGTGACGCGTTAAGTTTTTGCTGAGGCTCATTTTGTTGCACCTGCATATTGAGCATGCGCAGGCTTTGGGCCTGAATTGGCAGTGCGGTTTGAGCCGTGGCTGACAGCGTTAGCGATCCATTTTCGAGCGTGATGCTATCGAAGTCTTTGGGTTCGGTTAGCTGGCGCACGCTGAGCGATAAACTGATTTTTTCAGCGCGTAGAAAAGGAGGCTGGCCGGCGTTAGCGAGCGTGACATCATGTAATGTCATTTCAGCAGGGTCGCGAATGTCGTGGTGTATTTTTCCAAGCGACAATCGATATGGGGTATTTTCATTCACCCAAGTGCTGATGTGGCGCGCGCCCCACGTGGTCTGTGCAATCACATAAGCCACAATAACCAGTGCGATGATAATCGCGAGCAGGATTAAGAGTAGTTTTCCAATAAATTTCACGGCATTAGTCCTTCAGGCCAAAGGTGCTTTAGTTTATGCCGTATTAAGTAGGCTGGCTCAAGGGATGAAATGTAAACACCAATAAAAAAGGCCGAATGCAGAAACATCCGACCTTTTTTAGCCATTTATGCGGTATTAATCTTCGTGTGGGAAAACCAGATTTAAGACTATGGCAGTAATACCGCCAGCCGCAATGCCTGAGGACAGCAGGGTTTTCATCCAATCCGGCGCGAATTGTAAAATCAACGGCTGCTGAGAAACCCCTAAACCAACGGCTAA harbors:
- a CDS encoding 7-cyano-7-deazaguanine/7-aminomethyl-7-deazaguanine transporter, producing the protein MFDFTPQQRMKALCWLSVFHVLIITSSNYLVQLPISIFGFHTTWGAFTFPFIFLATDLTVRVFGAPLARRIILAVMAPALLISYCISALFFQGEWQGFAALGEFNVMVARIATASFMAYVLGQILDVHVFNRLRQRSAWWVAPTASTLFGNISDTLAFFFIAFYHSTDPFMAANWVEIALVDYTFKLLISLIFFLPMYGVMLNVVLKYLSANRQDPHPQLN
- a CDS encoding GNAT family N-acetyltransferase; this translates as MPAINVKHATVEDVHHLYTSLPEFSALHSLQDLINRLNNKETCILVAYKNEKPVGFKLGYALSDTTFYSWLGGVLPHSRRDGIAQVLLHTQEDWALNHGYQRIEVKTRNCFPAMLIMLIKNGYQLSELEVADNIADNRVRLVKCLTHGTNDK
- a CDS encoding DcrB family lipoprotein translates to MRNLVKFMGVGLLVAGLAACDGQSTDNTTSAAKGSTPVEASVPAGENISLLNGKVTFTLPAGLTDQSGKLGSQSNSMHVYANKSGQQAIIVIMAPLPADSLSTLSGRLVEQQKSRDPSLNVLSDKSIEVSGQPAQEVNSLQTAKGQVSYSSIVLAKAGDQLMTMQVSLPGENQQEAANIANGVINTLKITE